GAGCGCATGACCGCGGTCTCCTGACCGCGGAGCCGGGCCCGCACCACCCGCCCCCCCGCCGGGGACGGGTGGTGCGGGCTCGCTGCGTCAGGTCACCCGGGCCCGACGAGACCGCGCAGCGCGTCCAGCGGCTGCAGGGCGGAGGCAGCGCTGAGGGCGCAGACCAGCCCGAAGACGACGACGGCGAGCGCCGCGACCACCACCAGCACCAGCGCCCGTCGGCGCACCGCACGCACCAGCACGGCCGCTGCTGCCGCAGTCAGAGCACCCGCCGCGCACGCCCCGGTCCAGTGGTAGCGGGCCACCTCGTCGACCAGCACGCTGAGCGACGCTGACGGGGCCGCCCCAGGACCTGCCACCACCAGCGCTCGCACCTGCGCGGCCGCTGCTCCGGGGCCCTGGCCCGCCGCGCCCTCCGGCAGGAGCGGGAGCAGCGCCGCCAGCGGAGCTGCGGTGGCCTGGACGTTCAGGACCAGCAGGCCCGCAGCCGCGACGACGGCCACCAGCCCCACCGCCTCCGAGACCGCCCACCACACCGCCGTCCGGCGACCAGCCGCCGATCGGCGGTGCCGCAGTGCAGCGCCGAGCAGGCCGGTGATGGCCACCAGCGCAGCGCAGACCACCACCTTGGTCGCGTGCCACCAGGACCACAGGTCGACCAGCTGCCCGAGAGCGCCGGGCAGCGCGCCGTCTCCGCTGCGGAGGAAGTCGGCGAGGGCGGGAGCGAGCGCCGCTCCCAGAGCGTGCGGATCGCAGGCCGCCACGCACCGGGCGCTGAGCAGGGCGCGCGGTCCGGCGACGAAGGCCACCACGAGCACCGCCGCGACGGTCAGCAGCACCGGCAGCGCCCAGCGGCCTCGCAGGAGGGAGGAGGTCATACCCGTCATCGCACCGCCGGCGGAGAGGGCGCGGCGTCCACCGGAGGTCCCACCGGGCGCCGGGGCCACGCCCCCCGGGGCTGACGGCCGGGCCTGGCAGGGCGCTCCGCACGGTGGACGCGACGGCGGGCGCCACGGCCGCAGCCTGGGCCGGTCCCTGACCGCCGCCCCGGAGGCCGCCCCGTGCTGACCCGCCTGCCTGACCGCGCCGCCGCGCTCGTCTTCGTCGCGGTTGTCCTGCTCACCTCCGCTGCGACCTCGCGGGTCGCGGAGGGCCTGGTCCTGGCGCTGTCGCCCGCCCTGACCGTGCTGGTCATGCTGCTCGTGATCACCCGTGAGGGCTGGACGCGCGAGGGGTGGCGCAGGCTCGGGCTCGGGCGGGCCGGGCTGCGGTGGTGGCCCGCCGCCGTCGCGAGCACCGCCGGGGTCTCCCTGGTCGCCTGCGCCCTCGTGGTGACCCTCGGGTGGGCACGCCTGACGGGACCGACGGACGACGCCGCCGTCGTCCTCGTCAGCCTGCTGGTGACGGGGACGCTGCTGGCGCTGTGCGAGGAGGTCGGCTGGCGCGGCTACCTGCAGCCGCGCCTGGTGACCTGGCTCGGTCGCGGCCGCTCGTTCGCCGTCGTGGGGGTGGTGTGGGTCGCGTGGCACCTGCCGTACGTGCTCCTGACGCCCTGGTACCACGCAGCCGGTGACCGCTGGGTGGTGCTGCCGCTGTTCTCGGCCAGCGTCCTGGCCTTCTCCGCCCTGTTCGGGGTGCTGCGCGAGAGGTCGGGCAGCACGTGGCCAGCGGTGGTCGGGCACGTCGCCCACAACGCCGCCTTCGCCTGGCTCGCCTCGTCGGTGGTGACCGCCACCGACCCCGTCGTCGCCGACGAGTACCTGGCCGGCGACACCGGCCTGTTCGTGCTGGTGGGCACCACGGCAGCGGCGGTCGTCGTCGCCGGGCGCGGCGCGCGGGGCAGCCGTTGACATCGAGATCCACGCCTGGCTAGGTTCCGTCCCGGTCACGAGTTCCAGCACTGAGCCCCGGCTTGCTGGGCGGCAACCCTCCTCGTCGTGGGGTGCCCCGGGTGATGACCTGACCTGCGCCGACGCGCGGGTAAGGACGGGCACCCCCATGACTGCTCCCTCCCTCCGTCGGCGCTTCGGCTACGGCACGGAGGACTCCCATGGCATCTCGGCTCGATCTCACGCGCTGGAGACACACCCACACCCGCATCGCCACCGCCCTGGGCATCGGCTGGATGCTCGACGCCTTCGAGGTGCAGATCATCGGCTCGGTGATCCCGGGCATCCAGTCGGAGTTCGGCCTCGGCGCCGACCAGGCGGTGACCATCAACGTCGTCTGGTTCCTCGGCATCGCCGTGGGCGCGCTCGGCTTCGGGTGGCTGGCCGACCGCGTGGGGCGCAAGCGCCTGTTCGTCGCGACCCTGCTGGTGTACTCGATCGCGGCGGTCGCCAGCGCCGCAGCGCCCACCTACGAGGTGTTCGTGGTGCTGCGGTTCATCACCGCCCTCGGCGTGGGAGGTGAGTACTCGGCCATCACCTCGGCGATCTCCGAGTTCACGCCGGCGCGCAGCCGGGGCCTCAGCAACGGCCTGGTGATGACGTTCTGGGCGCTCGGCGGCATCCTGTCGTCGCTCGTGTCCATCCTGGTCATCTCCACCTTCGGCCTGACCTGGCGCTACACCCTGCTGTTCGGCGTGGTCAGCGCCGTCTACGGGCTCCTGGCACGGCGCCTCGTGCCCGAGTCGCCGCGGTGGCTGGCGTCGCGGGGCCGCCTGGCGGAGGCCGACGCCGTCGTCGTCGAGATCACCGGCCAGACGAGCCCCGACGGCTACGTCCTGCCGCCCTCGCGGGCCCGAGGGCGCGGGGCCCTCACCGAGCTGTGGCAGCACCACCGCAGCAAGCTCTTCTTCGGGATGGCGCTCGACTTCTCCGAGGCCGCGGGCTACTACGGGCTCTTCACCGCGATGAGCGTCTTCGTCTTCTCCTCCGCCTCCGGGGCCGTGCCCATCTCCGACGCCGCGCTGCCCTGGTACTTCCTGGTCGCCAACGTCGGGGCGCTCGCGGGCGGCGTGCTGGTCGCGTGGGCCCTGGACGCCCTGGGCCGCAGGCCCTCGGTGGTCATCAGCTACAGCGGTGCGGCGCTCAGCATGCTCGGGTGCGCGGCGGCGGCCGCGACGGGCTCCCGCGGGCTCGTGCTGGCGGCGTTCACGGTGGCGGCGTTCTTCGCAACCTGCGCGTGGGTGTCGGCGTACCCGACGTTCTCCGAGCAGTTCCCCACGCACCTGCGGGCCACGGGCGTCGGCGCGTCGGTCGGGGTGGGGCGCATGGGCGCCGTCATCGGACAGGTGCTGCTGGCCGAGGTGGCGCTGGTCTTCTCGGTGACCTCGATGTTCGTCCTGCTCGCGGCGTTCTGGCTGATCGGCGCGGCGGCGGGCGTGACGTGGTTCGTCAAGGGCAACGAGGCGCGGGGCGTGACGCTCGGCGACCTCGAGCTCGACCGCGTGCCCGCCACCAGCGGCGCCTGACGGAAGGGCTCCGGCGCCACCTCCGCTCCTCGTCAGGCGGACTCGCGGACGACGAGGGAGATGGCGTCGGAGCGGGGCCGCGGCGGAGGCCCCTCCCCCACCACCGCCTTCAGCACGGCGCTCACGATGTGCTCGACGAGGGCGCCGGCGTCCTGCCGGACCGTGGTCAGCGGCGGAGCGGCGAGGGCGGCCAGCGGCACGTCGTCGACGCCGATGACCGAGAGGTCTCCCGGGGCGGACAGCCCCAGGGCGCGCAGGCCGGCGAGGACGGCGAAGGCGACGTCGTCGTTGTAGGCGCAGACGGCCGTGACCGGCGGTGACTCCGCGAGCCAGGCCTGCACCGCGCTGCGGGCGCTCTCGGCGGTGAGGTCGACCTCGCGGACGGACGGGTCCGCCAGGCCCAGGTCGAGGGCGGCGGTGCGGACGCCGTCGAGGCGGAGGTCGCGGAAGGCCGCGACACGGGGGTCGGCGGGGGCCGCGTAGCCGGTGCGGCGGTGGCCGGTGGCCGCCAGGTGCTGCAGCTGCAGCGCCCCGATGGCGGGGTGGGAGACGGTGAGCACCCCGTCGTCGGCGTTGACGCGGGCCTGGAGGGGGACGCTGACCAGCGGGATCGCGTGCTCGTCCAGCGCGTGCCGGTCGCCGTCGGCGACCCCCTCGAGGCTCACCACGGCCGCCGGGGTGAGCGAGCGCCAGAGGTCGGCGAGCGGGCGTCCGCCGCTCGCCCTGCGGATGAGGAGGGTGAGGTCGCGCTGCTCCAGCCCGTGCGTCAGGCCCTCCACGACCGCGGCCACCGCGGGGCCGATGGGCCAGTCGGGCAGCACGAAGAGCACCACGTCGCTGCGACCGGTGCGCAGCGCGCGAGCCGCGGCGTGCGGCGCGTAGCCCAGCCGCTCGACCGCGGCGCGGACGCGCTGCCGGGTGACCTCGGGGATGGCCTGGCCGGGGGTGTCGTTGAGGACGTAGCTGACGGTGGCCTGAGAGACGCCGGCCTCGTGGGCCACGTCCGTGGCCGTCACGCGGCGCGCGGCGCGGCGGCGGGTCATCCCGACATCCTTCCGCGGCACCGACACCTCCCTGGACGTGAGCACCGTCCTTGACGTGGGCGCACCTCAAACCCTACCGTCCGGTAACTGATACGCATAAGCCCCTGCGCGGGGCCGCACGATCCCCACCCGATGACGCGTGTTGAGGAGCAGCAGCATGACCGCCACGGCAGCACCCGACCCCGGGGCCGACCAGCTCGAACGCCCCGGGAAGGGCTGGTTCTCCGAACCGACCGTGCCGGTGGGCCCGCGGTTCACGACCGCGCTGGTCGCGGCGCAGCTGTTCTTCTTCATCGCGCTGCTCGGCCCGGCCATCGTCGGCATCGCCGTCAAGGTCAACACGATCGTGCCGGAGGCCGGTCGCACCGAGGCCGTCGCCGTCGTCGCGGCCTTCGGCGCGGCCGCCGCCTTCCTGGCCAACGTGGTCTTCGGCCGCCTGTCGGACCGCACCACCTCGCGGTGGGGCCGCCGGCGCCCGTGGATCGTCGGCGGGACCGTCGTCATGACCCTCGCCTTCGCCGTCATGGCGCTCGGCACGGACGTCGCGACCGTCACCGCCGGCTGGTTCCTCGCCCAGGCCGGCGCCAACGCCGCCCTGGCCCCCTTCGTGGCCACGCTGGCCGACCAGGTGCCGCAGCTGCAGCGCGGCACGGTCGCTGCCGTCATCGGCATGGCGCAGAACGTCGGCATCTACGGCGGCACGCTGGTGGCGCAGTTCTTCCAGGGGAACCTGCTGCTGATGTTCGTGGGCCCGGCGCTGCTCGCGGTGATCGCGATGGCCGTCTACGCCGTCGTCCTGCCCGACCAGGTGCTGCCCGCCAAGCCCCCCCGCATGGGCCTGCGGGAGTGGGCGCGCACCTTCTGGGTCAGCCCCCGCAAGCACCCCGACTTCGCCCTGGCCTGGTGGTCGCGCTTCCTCATCACTCTCGCGACCTTCATGTTCACCACGTTCCGGCTCTTCTACATGGAGGACCGCATCGGGCTGGACGCCGGCAGCGCGGTGGCCGCCGTCTCCACGGGCGTGCTCATCTACACCGTGGTGCTGCTCGTGGTGGCCCCGCTCGCAGGCTGGGTCTCCGACCGCACCGGCCGGCGCAAGGCGCTCGTGGCAGGTTCCACCCTCGTCTTCGCCGTGGGCACGGCGATGCTCACCCAGGCCAGCGA
This portion of the Quadrisphaera setariae genome encodes:
- a CDS encoding CPBP family intramembrane glutamic endopeptidase, encoding MLTRLPDRAAALVFVAVVLLTSAATSRVAEGLVLALSPALTVLVMLLVITREGWTREGWRRLGLGRAGLRWWPAAVASTAGVSLVACALVVTLGWARLTGPTDDAAVVLVSLLVTGTLLALCEEVGWRGYLQPRLVTWLGRGRSFAVVGVVWVAWHLPYVLLTPWYHAAGDRWVVLPLFSASVLAFSALFGVLRERSGSTWPAVVGHVAHNAAFAWLASSVVTATDPVVADEYLAGDTGLFVLVGTTAAAVVVAGRGARGSR
- a CDS encoding MFS transporter, whose protein sequence is MASRLDLTRWRHTHTRIATALGIGWMLDAFEVQIIGSVIPGIQSEFGLGADQAVTINVVWFLGIAVGALGFGWLADRVGRKRLFVATLLVYSIAAVASAAAPTYEVFVVLRFITALGVGGEYSAITSAISEFTPARSRGLSNGLVMTFWALGGILSSLVSILVISTFGLTWRYTLLFGVVSAVYGLLARRLVPESPRWLASRGRLAEADAVVVEITGQTSPDGYVLPPSRARGRGALTELWQHHRSKLFFGMALDFSEAAGYYGLFTAMSVFVFSSASGAVPISDAALPWYFLVANVGALAGGVLVAWALDALGRRPSVVISYSGAALSMLGCAAAAATGSRGLVLAAFTVAAFFATCAWVSAYPTFSEQFPTHLRATGVGASVGVGRMGAVIGQVLLAEVALVFSVTSMFVLLAAFWLIGAAAGVTWFVKGNEARGVTLGDLELDRVPATSGA
- a CDS encoding LacI family DNA-binding transcriptional regulator, whose protein sequence is MTRRRAARRVTATDVAHEAGVSQATVSYVLNDTPGQAIPEVTRQRVRAAVERLGYAPHAAARALRTGRSDVVLFVLPDWPIGPAVAAVVEGLTHGLEQRDLTLLIRRASGGRPLADLWRSLTPAAVVSLEGVADGDRHALDEHAIPLVSVPLQARVNADDGVLTVSHPAIGALQLQHLAATGHRRTGYAAPADPRVAAFRDLRLDGVRTAALDLGLADPSVREVDLTAESARSAVQAWLAESPPVTAVCAYNDDVAFAVLAGLRALGLSAPGDLSVIGVDDVPLAALAAPPLTTVRQDAGALVEHIVSAVLKAVVGEGPPPRPRSDAISLVVRESA
- a CDS encoding MFS transporter, producing the protein MTATAAPDPGADQLERPGKGWFSEPTVPVGPRFTTALVAAQLFFFIALLGPAIVGIAVKVNTIVPEAGRTEAVAVVAAFGAAAAFLANVVFGRLSDRTTSRWGRRRPWIVGGTVVMTLAFAVMALGTDVATVTAGWFLAQAGANAALAPFVATLADQVPQLQRGTVAAVIGMAQNVGIYGGTLVAQFFQGNLLLMFVGPALLAVIAMAVYAVVLPDQVLPAKPPRMGLREWARTFWVSPRKHPDFALAWWSRFLITLATFMFTTFRLFYMEDRIGLDAGSAVAAVSTGVLIYTVVLLVVAPLAGWVSDRTGRRKALVAGSTLVFAVGTAMLTQASDVSHFYLVEAVLGLAYGIYVGVDLALVVDVLPDPDDSGKDLGVFNMANALPQTLAPALGGALLAVGSATGQNYDLLLWVAVAASVVGALVVLPIRSVR